In Sparus aurata chromosome 5, fSpaAur1.1, whole genome shotgun sequence, the genomic window ACATCGTCACAAAAAAGGTCAGCCATCTCAACGTGGTTTTTAATGCTGCATTCTTAAACTGGGGTTAATTTATTGTTTCCTTTGTGtcagtgtcaaaaaaaaaaaaaaactcacccaTGATCTCACCACAGAATGATTATTAAGCTGATAATCATTACAAAGTTCATCAGCATTCATCACATGCAACATCACACCGTAGATTTGATATTTGATCCCCCCCCAAAAACGAGAGATTTCACTGTTCAAAATCATTTCTTTTACGTGTCACCAACTCTTGTCTTTTCACTGCCTTGTTCCCACCCTCTGCCTCCACCCATCACTCTCTCCCACCCTCCTGTCCTGTGTGCGTGTTGTGTTAGATTGTGCGTAAGGTTGTGCGCAGAGGGAAGGGTTCAGGTGAGGAGGGGGCTCAGGAGGTGAGCGTGGAGGGTTCTCTGCAGGACGAGCTGGAGGTTGACGCCGAGCAGTTCATTAACTACGCCATCCTGGGCCGGGACAGCAGCAAGGTGGGCTTCTGATCTGCGGGCAGCTCAACACCCCGAGGCTCCCCCTTTCTGTTACTAGCTAGGATGTGCGGGGGAGCTCTTAGAGGCGCAAAATGGACTGAATCGGATTTATGTAGTAGCCAGCTTGTGGTAGACAGGAGGGAGGGTCTCGTCCCATCGCGGTCCCTGAACTCCTTAACCTGCATGAGCTTCACTCTGATAGGAAACTGagaacagtttgtgtgttttttttgttctcaggaTCTGAAACGTTTTGTTATTTATTGGTTCAGAGGAAAGATGGGTGCAACGTGTCGGTTGGTTAACTGTTTGACTGCTGACCTCCTGTTACATTAATCCTCCACCCAAACACGATCGCCTTCGTGTTCGTCTTCCGCATGCAAGAGGAACACCCGAGTCCACTTTGCTCCGGTCGCTTTGGGTGAAGCGCTCAcagttcatcatttttttttttagtcaccGCTAAACCGCACCTACCACCtcatatgtttgttttcatgcactttaatgactgaatgaactgactGTGGCTCGTTGCAGTGACTATATTTTCTCCCCCGCCTCCTCCAATCAGTCATCTCAACGactgactgtgtttttttttttttgccttcattAAAGTTTATAGACCTTcaactgtgactgtgtgctgTATCACTCAAAAACCTGCGAGGCTCTCTGAAGCAGAGCTGCGTCAAATAGTATTAACAATCacgtaatgttttttttttttataaagtagCGGAGGATTTGGGGTTTGACGCATCGAGACAATTCAAAACTTTGGGTGTTGTCTCACGTGATCAGACCTCAGCCATCCGAATATGAAGACATCGTGTGTTTGCAGATATTATTTGACGCAGATCTGCTCTGAATCCCAAAGACTGTAGATGTTTCTGATGCCCTCTTATCTTCAACTGTCTTTCCAACTGCCACCCATCACTCCTGTCCTTTGACTGTTTATacataatttctttcttttgtcccccccccctctttcctctccctttTACCTATTTGTCTCACTCCTCTATTACATCTCTGACATCTGTTGTTTGTCCTCATGGCACTGTTTCCTTCCTCTGTTCTTCCTTCTTCATTTTACCCTCCTCCCCTACTAACATCCCCTCGCCCTCTTGTTCCGCTCCTGTCATCCGACCTCTTCTCAATCCTCGCACCTCGTCTGCCGCCAACCCCTCCCCCGCCCTCTGATGTAGCCCGATACTGTGGATGTGAAGAAAGGTGCTCAGATAGTGAAATGTGCCACTCTGCGGAGAGTTAAGCAGTGAGGCAGACTGAGTGCCGCGTCCCCGCAGGTACGGGACCGACCCACAGTGCCTCGTCTGACCTGTGGGCTAGACCATTTAATCCAGTCTCTCTGGATTAAATGCATCtgaatgcacctttaattcaGCACTAATGACATGTAATGTGATGCTGGCACAGCAAAACCACACTTGAAATCTTCAGTTTAGCAAACGGTTGAAGcagaaattacacatttttgcCCACAAAGTACAAAAATACAACTAAAGGATCATCAGGAATAAGGATTAGATCACATGTATTTGATATACAGAGTTTTagcagaggtggcaaaagtaAAAGCACTCTTTACTCAAGGAGAAGTGTAAAAAAAGACTctgtaagtaaaagtaagaaagtacaAGCTCTTAAAAGTACTCAAAGTATAAAAGAATCCCTATGAAGGACATTTCTGTGCAAACCTACTGAACCTCACGTCATATTTATATAATTCAACGGCAATTAAACTCAAAAGTTTGTCAAATCTGTTTGTAAATGCACCAGAAAGATAAAGTTAATTTGCTGACTTTCactcccaggacgtcaaatacgACCATTCTGAGTTGGCAGAGCGTCGTAAAACAATCGATAATCAATTATTCACCTCAAACGCATCAAAACTAAAGTAaggagcctgttttgaaaatgtaaggaggAGAAAGTTTAGATAGTTGTGTTAAAACGTAGAGAGTACAAGGGAAAAGTTGTCAGAAAGATAAAGTACAGTTTCCTGAAACATCTAGAAGTATTTGTACTGTTTCCCTtcttttgaagctgttattagTGCAAGTAATAAGTAGTTAGAAGCCATATAATCCTGCCTGAGTTCcagaaaagtacatttacaaccttaaataaataaatccaggcCACTTGCCTTTTGGTGCAGACCCCAAATGTACTGACTCATATTTGTGAATGACAGCGATTACGTAACTAAATGTATTGTGCACAGAatagatttttgtttgtttaaatataTCCGTTTCTGGCCTCGAAAGTTATTTCCCCACAATACGTAATTGATCTACACTCCTGTGCTCAAAATGTCCCAGTGTGAGAAATAAATGATTTTCAGGCTTTCGGTTTATTTCCTCATGCATGTTGTGACAAGCCGGAAAAAAAAGTGTCGGCACAATGTGCACTCAGCAAAACAACCGACCCAAAAAGGATCTTGTTATGCGACAGCTGTCAAGGTCAAAGCTGCTGCGAGGCCAGTTGTCCCGGCGCcgctgtagtgtgtgtgtgtgtttgtatgtgtgtgtgtgtgtgtgcgcttgacTTGCCCTTTCTAACGTAAAGGCCGTGACATTCCTGAGATTACTGATATTTCAAGCGACGCGCTGCTGAATGTTAACTCACTTTTGCCAACCGTTTTTGCCTGAACGCTTCTGCAGAACTAATGTGTTGTAGAATAAAACGAGAGAGGGACTGAGTGACGTATAAGAATCGCTTGAACGTGGACAAGTTAGCCGTTTAGGCCATTTTAAAGACATATAACTCTAAAACAGTCACATGTGCATCGACTCACCACGGCTTTGCATGtttctgcttttgttgtttggagCAAGGCGAACGTGTCGCCAATTCTAAATCGGTTTTGCTCTCCGTCTTTCCGCAGAGTTCTCCGCAGGATTCGACCCCTTCACCAAAACCATCCTACATGGACACATgaccagcagcagctgacaaggaggaagaacacacacaaaaaaggctGACGGACAGAAACGAAGCGCAACAGACACCAACGCTATGACAACCACAGCGGATTACCGGATGAAGGATATGGATTTACTTGTAGtttttattatctattttttttttttttttttttttttttttaaagaaacgtggaaaaaaaaacatctactACTAGGCTAGAAAAGCATGATTTCgtataaaacaaaaaccaaacacagacaaaaaaaaaacaaaaaaaaaaaaaaactagcaaCCAAAACGTGCTTCCTGTTATCTGTATCAGCATGAGTGACTGCTGCCGCATGGCCTGTCTTTAACTACAAATACTGAGGGAATACAAGGGAGGGTACGCGGGTGGGGAGGGCTGGGGAGGAGACACACTGTGCTGTGTGGGACAGGCATGCAAATGTGGGGTGTGGTCCGTTACCGGGGCCGTTTTCTGAACCGACGTTtatcagtcaaaaaaaaaaaaaagggggagattAAAATACTGAGAATTACATAATCTCTAGGCAACAGGTTTCCTTCCCCTCTCCCTGCCACACTCTTCCAGCCAAGAGCATCACAAACTAGTTTCCACAAACCTGTCCCAGTGCTCTCAAAGTCCAGTAAAGCTACAAATATCACCCAAGGATATCGGTGTTGTACATAATATGCACTAAAGATGCTCTACGTGACTGTGTGTTGCGTGTTGTTTATGTTCTGAGATCCCTCTGCGACGCCACTGATGCTGCTGTTTCAGGTACACAAGAGTTTCCTCCCCCTTGTTTTTTCCCGTTTTGGTTCGTTTCGGTCTGGACCTGTATATTCTTCTATATATCTTGAGATCTTTGTGGGTGCAAGAACATGCAAATGTCGTGTCGCTCTGCCTGTTTTAAACGTCGGGTTTCTGTGTGTCgggttgtttgtttctttgtgcttTTCATGTGCTTTTTCgccccttttttgtttttttttttgctttttgacaTGTCAAACTGTAGAGGGAAGACATACTGTAAGTCATTTTACTGTACCGTGGGGTGTTTTCTGAGCTTCGGGAGGCAGGTTTTGCTGCAGTGAACCTGCCTCCCCGACCTTTTTTCTCAGAGTGGTTTGCCTTGTGGTGGAGGGTGACAGTGAGATATATGGTGAGTGACAGATCatcgtcccccccccccgcccccaccTCTCAGTGTGCTGTATCATTGTGAGGTTATGTGTTAATCAGATGTCTGTCTGAGCCATAATCCCAATGCCAGTCTTCGCTCTCGATCTCCCCCCTTATCGCCCTACCTCCGCCCCTTCCTCACCCCCTCCAGTCGGCCTCTCAGAGTAGATGTAGCAGTCCTGCCCgcctccagcagggggcaggaTCCCACCTTCAGCAGCGTCTGATTGACCTCATCATGCAGTATACAGTAATACCACCACACATGAGGTGCACTTATACACCatctcaccaccaccaccaccaccagaaGATGTCACTTGACGAGGGTAACGTAGCCGAGATGCTGATAACAATGTAGCACTGGTCAGACTGGGCAAAAAGACGGAGCTGGAGATTTAGGAAAGCGTCGCGTCGAGGGGTCAAGGACGTGTTGAGCTCTGATGTTTGTCTCCTTGGCAGTTCTTAGGAGTGTAGCAAAGACAGTCAGTCACCAATCACTGTGATGAGAAACTGTAATACTGACCCGCAACTGTGAGCCTGACCCTTCCTGAAGCGTGTCTCTTGtttcactcctttttttttctttttgcctttttttttcttctcgttTTCACGGTTTACTGTCTTAACTGTAACTCAGAAGAAGCAATAACTGCTTACAAAAGGaaaggattgtgtgtgtgtgtgagtgtgtgtgtgagtgtgacagagagGATTCGTTTGGGGATCATAGTCCATGTTCTTCCTCTGAGATCGGGCTTTCGATCCGTTAATCACAGCTTTAGGCTTACTCCTCACTCCGCTCAGAAATGATGTCAGCACATTAGTACATTTTTATCGCTCTGCCTCGATGGAGAAGAAAGATTTTTCTTAAGTTTGTATTCTGGCGTGACTTCACGCCGGCCATCCCATCTGTTTTGCGTTACTCATCAGGGAGTGTGGGCGTGTTGAGTCACATTTTAAACTTTGATGACATTCATATGCACCTTGGAAGAAATCCCAccgtatgtgagtgtgtgtttgtgtgcgtgtgactTTAATATCACAGATTCGGTCCTGGACTTTGGGACGAGTTGTGGTAACATCACAGGAACGGTAACGGAGCAGAGGCTCTCTTACGCGTGTCATCCGAACTCACATATTTCTTAAAAGTTGATTTACCTCAATAAGCGTGCCATCTCACAGGATATCCGTTCACctacatgtgttttatttgatgtgTGGAGACACCGAATGctttattatggaaaaaaataatgtgagtcacagaaactttaaaaaaacgTTGCAATAATCACCCATCAATAAGTGTTTGTTCAGTACGGCTTCACAGCCAGAGATGATGAATGTAAAGGTCTTTGGTATATCGTAAGTCTCGTCCTAAAGTAGTCATCTGTGTCGGCTCTGTACTTTTAGTAGATGATTTAGGGTATTCACTCTGTTGTGTCGACTCAATATCCGCTGTCGATCGTCAACAATCATGACAAACGTACGTAGAGATCATGTGAGAAGACagacgaagagagagagagagagagaaaagcctcAAAGGGGGTTTTTAGCAAATATCCTTTCATCAGatattatttctattttattatcttttttaagaaccacacaaaaaaagatggaTGTCAATAAAGATTACACAGCAGTGTAACAGTGTACTACCCCTCGTGTTACAGCATACGGTTTGCTCTCTAAGGGCTCGTGATTAACGTATGCTCGGTGTTTCtgaagcggggggggggggggccgcTTATAAATCCACTGCTGATGTCAGGGGTTGGAGCGAGGGCGGCGGGGAGGGGGATCTGATGggagggggtggggtggggtggggggggcaCTTTGAAGTTAGATGGAGTTGTGGGGAAGCTTGGTGGCTCCGACGGCTACTCTTTCAAGACgacaagcatttttttctcaacaCAACCTTCCCCTGATTTCTACCCCCCCTtaccaaatatatatatatatataacgaGACTGAGCCGATTCTAAGGCTTCCACGTGGTGACGGTGTGAACGCAGTTTTTGAACGGGAGGAAGTCCAACTGAGTGCGagcagaagaggaggggaggggaggggttaCGTCAGAGAGATTCAGCCCTGCACTGAGGGGGACTACTGAGATGATGCCATGCACCAAGTTCATGCAAAAATATTAACTGTTGCAAAAACTAGAGAACACATGTATATTCCTTTAGAATGGATTGACGACATTATTAACGCAATAGCATATTACTCAATACTAAGGAATGCAACTGCGCACAtgcacagaaaatgtttttaacataaaaaggctatatatatatggaatatatgaaaatatatataaatatatatatttacttagAATGCTATGCACCCTTACTTGTCAAATGGGATTCTAGTTATGTTATGGATGTACTTTTAGCATCATACAGCTGTAGCTACCAAGAGACTGTTGAGTTCTGGGTAATGCCTGCAACCTGGGGATAAATAGGGGTCTTGTGGGTATTTTAacctgttttgtttgctttttttattgttatggaGAGTCaaacatgaatttaaaaagtaTAAATGTAAAAGCCTTTTAATCCAATCAAATCCGAGGACATCTATTGACAATTTACTCTGTACACCAGCtcaacatttacaaaattaataaagaaatgaaatgtctTTGTGTACAGTGTGTATGCTTTTGTGCGACGATTCACATGCACCAAACTGTCGAGGGCGTCACTCTGTGCTGAAGAGCGACGCGGTCATAGGGGCGCAGatgaagaaacattttaaacttcagGCAGTGTAACAAGGTGAACTATGAGGTCAGCGTAGATAATTACTGCCTAAGATTCATTCCATCCCATTTATCATTTCTTGAggcaaaatgtgttattttaaaaagtgagCACATGCCAGCACCCACAGAGTTAATGACACCTATATCTGAACACCCAGCCTCATCCTGTGCACGCCGCTGAGCAGAAGATCATTAAATCTCATCAGACTTCCACCTCCAGCTaccaaacataaaacatgatggTCTCAAGCAGAGGTTCTCTGTAAACtctagaaaaagaaaaagacaaattagTACACCGGTGTTTACAACCAGCTTGTCTGCAAAACACGGCATGGTGTGTCCATTTTCAGAACGCAGCTCTACAAACCAGCTGCCAGTTTTTGCATGTTCTCGaggttaaaggataagttcacccacaAGTCAACCTTTAATCATAATCTACTCCCTCTCCTGttgatggagagtcaggtggAGTTTGTAGTCTACTAAATATTCcgggagcttcacagcaaaacagcgttgcagtgTTCTcctaaaacaactgaagtagatggggtcttgttatttaaaaaaaaaaaaaaaaaaggctccatAAAGCTGCATAATCCAAACGTCTGGAAGCCCCGAGGTCCAGTGTCACTGTGCGGCTGAGCTTCAAACAATGTGCTCTAACACTTTCATCTTAGCAACTAGAGTGAAGATCGCAGCTTAAAAATGGTGGagaacatattttcaaatcaatttgtgacTCGGCGCTCGAGATGAGCTGTTTCGagccatgttgtgtttttctcttagttgtgtttttgttgtcttaAAACAAGTCCACATCTACTTCAGCggttttttaaatgatttttgagtctcattcccaacaaAAACCGACACTTCCTGCAATCGAACAGCGCCAGTTTTTGACAAGTTTGGAATGagactaaaaaaaaatctacttttcttacaaatggcACCTTTAAGAAAACGCTGCAACACGATTTTATTGCAGACAAAACTGTAGACTACAAAACTCCACCTGGCTCTCCACTTgcatgagagggagagattacATTTTTGGTTGAATTTATCTGCCTATATTACATTTATGGTAGTTTCTCTTGAAGTGATGAGAATTAAACCTTTATCTTCATTAGATTACCcttcatatttaatttaaatgatgCCATGGACTCTAATGTGGGTTTGCAAATAAGATGTATGGCGATGATTAAAACAGAGTTAAGTGTTGGAGCTCGTGCACATGTATACtgagccagcagggggcggtacAGGCTCATGACCTCAGTCTCAGCAGTATTTCCCTGCAgcctgtctgactgactgtctgtctgtccgtctgggctgtttgtgtgcatgagagagtgagtgggagagcAGAGACGTGTGCTCAGGTCCTTTTAAACAAAGAACCTGgacactcagtgtgtgtgtgtgtgtgttgtaatgtGACGTGTTTAGATACTACCTATCATCATTTGCACTTATGAAAAGAAGaggtatttatttttattcatccaGAAGTATTCACTGTGCTGAGCCAAGGCAATATCTGTAGACAGGCGCGGTGTCGTGGCTTTGTTGACTTTCTGCcctgttttcatgttattcagTTTAGCTAGTTTTAGTTAATTATAGTTCAGACAAGATGTCCACAGATGTCCAGAAGACCACTGCCAAGGCCATCCCGTCGACCCGGAGGGTGACCATCAGCGACTCGGCGCACATGCCCCACGACTACTCCACGACTCCCGGAGGGACCCTGTTCAGCACGACCCCCGGCGGTACGACCTGTCATTTTTCACCCTGTTAGCTTTGTCTGTGGAGGGGAGACGTGCTGTGAGCCACGGCCGTGCAGCACCCACGCTCCTCTCCGCGGTGTACAGCTGTTTAGTCAGTCAGGGCATGCCCAGGCTAACTCCATGAGGTCGGctgctgtcaaacacaacaAGCTGCTAGCTCGGCTTAAGCTAGCTGCTAATGCTAGATAGCAAGTGTTTGGTTGAAAAGAGGGCAGGAAACGCCGAGACTGAATCTGAAGTGATTGTGATTATGTGCATGTGGTTGGTGCACACTCACACCACAGCGTTCTCAGTGTAAGACgtgtttgtggtttttattGTGGCTTTTATCAGCTGATCGAGAGACGTTAGCGACACCTACAGGCCGCGGCTGCTACTGATGACGCTGGTGGTGGCGTTACGTCACCCTCCACTCCAAACTGTGATTGGTGCTTTCCTGCTTGAactaacatttaaaatgtttgtggaAGGCGATTTGAATACATGTTTTATCTGCAGCACCTGAAATTATGATACACAGAAGATATAAATAATCACAGCTTACCTTCTTTTGATTGGTTCTCATCGGTCGGGTGGTGGCTGTTGTGCCTCCCTCGTGGATGCTGTAGGTTTATGcacatttgttacatttttatttgacatgAACACAGTTGGACGCTCTCACGTTGATACTTAATGTAACATGTAACTTAAACCCCTTTTCCACTGAACAAAAATCCCATTTAAACCCGCTAGAATGAGGCTTTTGTGTGCAGTGGGTGTTTCATTTATATGGAAGCTGCTCAGTCATGTtttgcagcaaaaaacaaagttcGACTTCACAGGTATGAAAACACCTGGATCGCCAAGCTAGCgggctaacttccggtttagcgccGGGTTAAGTTtaatggggataaaataattaaatcgtgcggctcttctagactttccagaTGTGATTCTAACAGTGAAAGGAGTCATTTCGCGGGGGTTGTGACGATCGAAAAaaacagacctttttttttttttttactttatcttctgttacaactgtttcCGGCGCATTCTTAACGTAAAACGTGACGTCAGGGACGTACAACGTTGCGCTAAGGTGAAGGAAAAGCttgaaaatgcttttaaaaagttatttaaaaggttttttgttttttgtagaggtaataatgcagaaaaagatgcttgcaGTAATTTTATAATCATTACATTTGCAGTCAATTGTACTTTTCAATGCACTGATATAATTTTAGACCATAAGGTTTATTGTTAAGCTGTAAAATATTCTGCTTTTGCATATTTTTTGTCACGTGTTAGATTACCACATTAGAGGGACAATTGCAAAAAATCTTTGTATATCTGAATTTTTCACTCTCAAATATTAGTGTCAGCATCTTCCCCCCAAAATAGAGTATatagaaaagaacaaaaataactTGGCCGCCCTCTACACCTGCTTGAATCTGATGAATGAAGACTGAGCCACTGATGAGTTGGTTGAAGCAGCTGATGGTTATCGTTCTCCCTTTCTACCAAAAGGTACCAGGATCATCTACGACCGAAAGTTCCTGCTGGAGTGTCGCAGCTCTCCGGTGACCAAGACTCCTCCGAAAGGTCTGCCGGTCATTCCAGGGGTGACCAGTCCTCCCTCCGGAGACCCCACTGAGAAGACCCAAAATGGAGAGCTActgaataacaacaacatcCCAGCACCTGAGGGCAGCAATACTGGTATGTTCACACCTTAGAGAAACATTACAAGGTGCCCCGGAGCATTGCTTCCTCTGACCCGGATCAATATATTGATTCAGTGATTCAATAGTATTTATTCAAAGGGAAAACATAGATTCATATCACCGCCATACCTGAGATACTCCTTAATATTCCTTAAAGATTATTATAAGTTACATTGAGAATAAGACTGTTAAAAATGAATCCCAGTGTGGCCAAACATGTGGTGAtaagctgtttttgttgttttctccgAAGGTGATGACTCTCAGTTTGAAATGGACATCTAGGCAGTCCTGATGTCAGACCCACCACCACAATGCTGTGAAGAGGGGCTCCAGTTCTTTTCTCATCATCCATTCCACGATGACAGAGGTTCACCTTCAGTATCCCCGGTGTCTTAGTGTTTTCAAGTATGCCTTTATCAATCTCATCTGCCAGAACAAATCTGTTACAAACCATTTCTGTCTGCCTCGAGGCTCGAACACGATGTATTTGTGACTAAGTGTGCCTTCCTGTAGTGGCAACAAGTTTAAGATCAACACTGAGGAGTGCTTAACAACAAAGCCTCAGCCATAAGAACTGAGATGaattaatgaaaagaaacatcGATATGGGAAAATAATAATGAGCTGAATTTATAACCATTCCGGAAGgttttgtttcctgtcacttCTCCTCAGATATTGCCTTGAAATGTTCAAGATGCTGTATAATTTGTCGATCTTCACCTGAAGCGTCATTGAAAGAATGTAAAACCTAATTTTGTCGATCAAATTTTGAAACAGATTTTCACACAGTTTGTAGGGTGACAAAGCATTAAAGTAAACACCGTTAAAGCAAACAGCGCTCTGGTTTTGTCGTGTATTTGACCGCGTGTATTCACCACTTTCTCCTGCTCTTTTAGTGGATTGAACTTTTACAAAAATCAAGGTAACGTCTTCATGTTCATCGGTTCACTGGTCTGAACACACATTTCTCCTGGACATctaaaaaaacatcagttataTACATGATTATATGAAAAGTAAAGTTTTGATGACCAGAAGTGAGTTCTATTCAGTTCAAATGTTCTCTGATTTAGGTGAAATGCTAATACACATCTTGAAATGATAAACCCTGACTATGACGGAGCTGCTCCAGCTTTAGCACTTCCTGCGCTCCCCTGATTCAGCACAAGTCATATCAGAGAAATTCCCCTCGGAGCTCGCTGGCAGCTGATAACCTCAGTCAGCGGACTGTATAAAGAGAGGTCAATATACAACCGCACATAGCTCAGAGAAACTCCCTCCTAGTCCACTTCTGATGCCCAACTTTTGCTATGTTGATTCTGAAGTGACTTACCAGGCTGTAATGTGAGTGCACTGTATAAATATTTCCAAGTAATGG contains:
- the LOC115582440 gene encoding eukaryotic translation initiation factor 4E-binding protein 1-like; this translates as MSTDVQKTTAKAIPSTRRVTISDSAHMPHDYSTTPGGTLFSTTPGGTRIIYDRKFLLECRSSPVTKTPPKGLPVIPGVTSPPSGDPTEKTQNGELLNNNNIPAPEGSNTGDDSQFEMDI